cccaacatcctgagaaggagcagctggggcccaggcagggggAGCCTGGCTCTGTCTGGAATTCCGGTCTCCTGAGCGCAGGGGCCTCCCGCCAGGCTGACAGCCCCAGGGCCATCCCCCAACCCCCCCAGGAAGGGGTCCTGCCCccactggccctggagggcagacgGTGGGCTGGAGATCCCctggctgagggaggggcctgcgATTGGCAGCCGGGAGGAGAGCCCAGTGTGAGAAGGCAGGGGTCCCACCGAGTGAGCCCCCCCGATGCGGCgctcagctcccagcccaggtcccctctccccacctggccGCGGGTGCTGACCCCTGCCATGCGCACAGGCTCACCCTGGAGAGTGGCAGAGCCCCGTGTGGCCCTGGCTCCCCTAGGGGCCCCGGCCGTGTCCTCAGTCTGGGCTGTCCCAGAGTTGGGGCCTCAGAGGCTGCACCCGGGCCCCTCCTGGCCAGCATTGTGcacagagccccagcccctgccctacACACCCGTCCTCTGAGTGCTGCTGTGTGAGGAGGGGGTCCTGCCCCAGAGCAGGGGTAGCACGGGGTGGGTGTGGATGCCGGTGTTGGACCCCAGGAGTGACAGCTGTGAAACGGGAGGCTCAGAGCccggccctccctcccccatcaagagtcctgacccagcagggctctgggctgggaagcagaggcagctggGCTGATGGCCCGAGAGCTGAGTGTGCACAGGGACCGGGCGCCCACGGAGCATCCGGGAACGAGCCGAGGGCAGACGCACCCATGAGCATCATCATCACGTGCTTGGAGAAGTCTATGGTGTCATTGAAGTGTGCGATGGCGTGCTGCTTCCCCGGCAGGAAGTTGATGTAGATGCGGTACTTGTACCCTGCCGGGAGGGCACGGAGACAGCAGTGCCTGGGGTCGCCCGCAGGCTCTGctgaggagagggaggcaggcgcTCTCACACTTACAGGTGTGGAAGACGCCGGGTTTGGGTCCGATGTCCAGGGGCAACTTGAATGGAATGCATCCGATGGGTTTCCTGGTGCAGAATCAAGGCATGGACCCCGCCGGGACCCCTCCCCAACCTTCCTGCTCCCGACCACTGGGGGCCCCCAGCAGAGGGCCGGCTCCTCCCACCGTTATGTCCCGGTGTCTGCCATGCAGAGCGCACTGGCCTTGAGCGCGGACACAAGGGTccctggagccccaccccaaggagCCCTGGCCCGGGTCACGGGAGGCCCAGGGAAGCCgggcggcccctcggccccttcTGCAAGTAAGGATCACTGGGCACCTGGGGCGGTCAGGGTCGGGGCCCCGCAGGCCTCCGGGCACGAGTAAGACCCACAGAGCAGTGTGAGCACACGGGGCCATCCCCAGAAGGCCACGGACGGCCTGGTGCGTCCTGCCTGACATTGTAGGACATGGCCCTGCACGTGGCCTCCCGGggactccctgcccctccccgggtGCTCCCTGTGGCCCCGGCCCCAGAGACCCTGGGCGGGTACAGAGTCCACGGCCAGATGGCACTCGAGGTCAGGACGGCATGGCCACAGGCAGCGGAGGGGAGCGAGGCCCAGGACAGGGTCCTGGCAAGTGGCAGGGGTGACGGGAGAAGACCCAGACCgagcaggaaggagggaagcCGAGCTCAGagcacagctgggccaggagggcgggggaggggctgcgggcAGGGGCTCACGTGAGGTTCATCCTGAATTCCAGCTTCTGGAGTTCGTTCATGGCCAAGGTGAAGGGAGGTATCGGGTGGCTCCTCCTCTTGACCGGAATGGGAAAGGTCCCTGCCCAGAGCTTGATGTGCCATCGGCCTACAAGCTGGGAGGGGTCAGCAGGGGCCGGGCTGAGCCGGGAACGAGGCCCTCAGCTGGGCGAGgagcaggggcagaggctgggtgggGACGAGTCGTCCCTCCATGTGAGGGCAAGGCAGGCACCGCCCGGCAGGGCTGGGACCTGGgcctgcccctgcacccagggcgGCCTCAGCCACGGAGCCAGCAGCTGGGGGAGGTCACCCAGAggcccagggcaaagctgctgttggggacggggcaggggcagggacagagagggcagagcaggtggtGACAGTGTCTCCCCGCGTCTCTCACCTCCTGAGCGTGGGCAGGGGTCAGCTGagggccctgggctcccagcaCAGAGAGCAGGCCCAGCCCGGCCGTCAGCAGGAGCAGCTGCATGGTCCCGGCGCCGGCTGCCCTGTGCTCCCCGCCTCCCTGCCGCCCATTTATCCGGCTCTGGGCTGCCCTGGAGCAGGactcccgccccacccccatcagGCCCCCATGCTGCAGAGCCGGCGGTGAGCGTATGGTGTTGCCTGGAGCCCGTGAGTGGGCGGCGCTGGCCTGGGTCAGCAGCCAGTACCGCTGGGTGGGGCCCTGTGGGTcctggtctgaaagggagggtggtgggggtgggaggggctcactGTGCACTCCGGGGGGGGTGACAACAAGGGTTCCTTgtgctccccctgccccaccctgccttctccccaggagcctgcacctgccagggcccaggagcccccAGGCATCGCTGGTCCCCGCCCAGAGGTCAGCTCCAGCCAGGGTGATGTCACCACACCGccactttttttccttcatttcttttttaagatgtattcatttatctgaaaggcagagttacagtgagagtgaggagagacagggatggagagagaaatcttccatccactggttcactctccaaatgaccacagtggctggggctgggccaggccaaggccaggagcctggagctccatccaggtctccctcgtgggtgcgggtcccaagcacttgagccatcttctgctgctggcgtctggatcagacgtggagcagccgggactcagagcGGCGCCCGCGTGGGATGTGGTGCTGGATTCGTGACTGaggcgctgtgccatagcgccggccccacacaTCCCCTCACCCCACCGACCTCGGGTGTCTAGGCACACCTAACCCCACTGGACGGTCCTGCACCCAGAGCCTggacagcgccccctgcagcTTCTAGCAGCGCAGTGTTCCCCTCCAGCGGCCTTGGCCGGGACTTGTCTTCTCGCCGGGCTGCCCATGTGAGAACCTGAGGACCTCCacaccctcccctcctgcccccgtCCCCGGCAGCTCAGACCTGAGGGTGGC
This genomic stretch from Lepus europaeus isolate LE1 unplaced genomic scaffold, mLepTim1.pri SCAFFOLD_566, whole genome shotgun sequence harbors:
- the LOC133755564 gene encoding lipocalin-1-like, which gives rise to MQLLLLTAGLGLLSVLGAQGPQLTPAHAQELVGRWHIKLWAGTFPIPVKRRSHPIPPFTLAMNELQKLEFRMNLTKPIGCIPFKLPLDIGPKPGVFHTWYKYRIYINFLPGKQHAIAHFNDTIDFSKHVMMMLMGRSLDEDPEAVRTFEEFAESKGLNQTDIARPPPLEACELPPDS